A single window of Gossypium hirsutum isolate 1008001.06 chromosome A10, Gossypium_hirsutum_v2.1, whole genome shotgun sequence DNA harbors:
- the LOC107935912 gene encoding uncharacterized protein — MDAAESWSRTKWVFHFMLIFAHFSLLSLAEDGLVANGDFETPPSGGFPSEAISDGPNEIPSWSTKDTVKLVSAGEKVSGGMLLIVPRGKHAVRLGNDAEISQEVTVEKGSAYAVTFSAARTCAQMESLNVSVPPASQTVDLQTLYNVQGWDPYTISFEAQEDKARLIFRNPGMEDDPECGPIIDDIAIKKLITPDKPKDNAVVNSGFEFGPWMFQNVSLGVLLPTNLDEETSPLPGWMVESNRAVRYIDSNHYAVPEGKRAVELVSGKEGIISQMVETTPNKLYSLTFSLGHARDKCKEPLAVMAFAGDQARNFHYTPDSNSTFQVASVNFTAKAERTRIAFYSVYYNTRTDDMSSLCGPVVDDVRVWFSGSSRTKVQTLLGLGLAFSAYLLVLV, encoded by the exons GTCTGGTGGCCAATGGTGATTTCGAGACGCCACCGTCCGGCGGCTTCCCAAGCGAGGCAATATCCGATGGACCCAATGAGATCCCCAGCTGGAGCACGAAGGATACGGTGAAGCTTGTGTCCGCCGGTGAAAAAGTGAGCGGCGGGATGCTACTCATCGTACCCCGAGGCAAGCACGCCGTCAGATTGGGCAACGACGCGGAGATCAGTCAGGAAGTGACGGTTGAGAAAGGATCGGCGTACGCGGTTACTTTCAGTGCGGCACGCACTTGCGCGCAGATGGAGTCACTGAACGTGTCCGTACCACCTGCATCGCAAACGGTGGACCTGCAGACATTGTACAACGTGCAAGGGTGGGAcccttacacgatttcttttgaGGCGCAGGAGGATAAAGCCCGGTTGATTTTTAGGAATCCGGGAATGGAAGATGACCCGGAATGTGGACCCATCATCGATGATATAGCCATCAAGAAACTCATCACCCCTGATAAACCCAAAg ACAATGCTGTAGTTAACAGTGGCTTCGAGTTCGGTCCATGGATGTTCCAAAACGTATCTCTTGGTGTCCTCCTCCCAACCAACCTCGACGAAGAGACATCGCCATTACCTGGATGGATGGTCGAATCGAACCGAGCGGTTCGATACATTGATTCCAATCACTATGCAGTCCCAGAAGGCAAACGTGCCGTGGAGTTAGTCTCGGGCAAGGAAGGCATCATTTCACAAATGGTCGAAACCACACCAAACAAGCTATACAGCTTGACCTTTTCATTGGGCCACGCTAGGGACAAATGCAAGGAACCACTAGCTGTCATGGCCTTTGCTGGAGACCAAGCACGAAATTTTCACTACACTCCGGACTCCAACTCTACCTTCCAAGTCGCTAGTGTCAACTTCACGGCCAAAGCCGAGAGAACACGAATCGCATTCTACAGCGTGTATTACAATACCCGAACAGACGACATGAGCTCATTATGCGGTCCGGTGGTGGATGATGTTCGTGTTTGGTTTTCGGGGTCCAGTAGAACTAAGGTTCAAACATTGTTAGGGCTTGGACTTGCCTTTTCGGCTTAccttttggttttggtttag